Genomic DNA from Macadamia integrifolia cultivar HAES 741 chromosome 6, SCU_Mint_v3, whole genome shotgun sequence:
ACAGTAGATCTCTATATCCTACCAGAAGGTTGCATCTCCAACATTATATCACTAACATCTCCTCGAGATGCTTGCCGGTCGTCGGTGATCTCTTCTGTTTTCCGATCGGCGACTGATTCAGACTCGGTATGGGAGAGATTTTTACCGTCTGATTACCAGCAGATCTTGTCTTCATCGGTGTCTCCTTACCTATTacttttctcttcaaagaagGAGCTCTATCTCCATCTCTGTAATAACCCCCTTCTCATCGACAGGGGCACTAAGGTAATTCAATTATCCCTCACCTGTccctcataaaaaaataatagaatactaataaattattattattattattattattattattgtgtttttcgGTTGCAGACATTAGCGTTGGAGAAATGCAGTGGAAGGAAGTGTTACATGATCGGAGCAAAAGAGCTCTCCATTGTGTGGGGTGATACCCCTTCGTATTGGAACTGGCGACCNNNNNNNNNNNNNNNNNNNNNNNNNNNNNNNNNNNNNNNNNNNNNNNNNNNNNNNNNNNNNNNNNNNNNNNNNNNNNNNNNNNNNNNNNNNNNNNNNNNNNNNNNNNNNNNNNNNNNNNNNNNNNNNNNNNNNNNNNNNNNNNNNNNNNNNNNNNNNNNNNNNNNNNNNNNNNNNNNNNNNNNNNNNNNNNNNNNNNNNNNNNNNNNNNNNNNNNNNNNNNNNNNNNNNNNNNNNNNNNNNNNNNNNNNNNNNNNNNNNNNNNNNNNNNNNNNNNNNNNNNNNNNNNNNNNNNNNNNNNNNNNNNNNNNNNNNNNNNNNNNNNNNNNNNNNNNNNNNNNNNNNNNNNNNNNNNNNNNNNNNNNNNNNNNNNNNNNNNNNNNNNNNNNNNNNNNNNNNNNNNNNNNNNNNNNNNNNNNNNNNNNNNNNNNNNNNNNNNNNNNNNNNNNNNNNNNNNNNNNNNNNNNNNNNNNNNNNNNNNNNNNNNNNNNNNNNNNNNNNNNNNNNNNNNNNNNNNNNNNNNNNNNNNNNNNNNNNNNNNNNNNNNNNNNNNNNNNNNNNNNNNNNNNNNNNNNNNNNNNNNNNNNNNNNNNNNNNNNNNNNNNNNNNNNNNNNNNNNNNNNNNNNNNNNNNNNNNNNNNNNNNNNNNNNNNNNNNNNNNNNNNNNNNNNNNNNNNNNNNNNNNNNNNNNNNNNNNNNNNNNNNNNNNNNNNNNNNNNNNNNNNNNNNNNNNNNNNNNNNNNNNNNNNNNNNNNNNNNNNNNNNNNNNNNNNNNNNNNNNNNNNNNNNNNNNNNNNNNNNNNNNNNNNNNNNNNNNNNNNNNNNNNNNNNNNNNNNNNNNNNNNNNNNNNNNNNNNNNNNNNNNNNNNNNNNNNNNNNNNNNNNNNNNNNNNNNNNNNNNNNNNNNNNNNNNNNNNNNNNNNNNNNNNNNNNNNNNNNNNNNNNNNNNNNNNNNNNNNNNNNNNNNNNNNNNNNNNNNNNNNNNNNNNNNNNNNNNNNNNNNNNNNNNNNNNNNNNNNNNNNNNNNNNNNNNNNNNNNNNNNNNNNNNNNNNNNNNNNNNNNNNNNNNNNNNNNNNNNNNNNNNNNNNNNNNNNNNNNNNNNNNNNNNNNNNNNNNNNNNNNNNNNNNNNNNNNNNNNNNNNNNNNNNNNNNNNNNNNNNNNNNNNNNNNNNNNNNNNNNNNNNNNNNNNNNNNNNNNNNNNNNNNNNNNNNNNNNNNNNNNNNNNNNNNNNNNNNNNNNNNNNNNNNNNNNNNNNNNNNNNNNNNNNNNNNNNNNNNNNNNNNNNNNNNNNNNNNNNNNNNNNNNNNNNNNNNNNNNNNNNNNNNNNNNNNNNNNNNNNNNNNNNNNNNNNNNNNNNNNNNNNNNNNNNNNNNNNNNNNNNNNNNNNNNNNNNNNNNNNNNNNNNNNNNNNNNNNNNNNNNNNNNNNNNNNNNNNNNNNNNNNNNNNNNNNNNNNNNNNNNNNNNNNNNNNNNNNNNNNNNNNNNNNNNNNNNNNNNNNNNNNNNNNNNNNNNNNNNNNNNNNNNNNNNNNNNNNNNNNNNNNNNNNNNNNNNNNNNNNNNNNNNNNNNNNNNNNNNNNNNNNNNNNNNNNNNNNNNNNNNNNNNNNNNNNNNNNNNNNNNNNNNNNNNNNNNNNNNNNNNNNNNNNNNNNNNNNNNNNNNNNNNNNNNNNNNNNNNNNNNNNNNNNNNNNNNNNNNNNNNNNNNNNNNNNNNNNNNNNNNNNNNNNNNNNNNNNNNNNNNNNNNNNNNNNNNNNNNNNNNNNNNNNNNNNNNNNNNNNNNNNNNNNNNNNNNNNNNNNNNNNNNNNNNNNNNNNNNNNNNNNNNNNNNNNNNNNNNNNNNNNNNNNNNNNNNNNNNNNNNNNNNNNNNNNNNNNNNNNNNNNNNNNN
This window encodes:
- the LOC122082178 gene encoding F-box protein At2g02240-like encodes the protein MEEGSTVDLYILPEGCISNIISLTSPRDACRSSVISSVFRSATDSDSVWERFLPSDYQQILSSSVSPYLLLFSSKKELYLHLCNNPLLIDRGTKTLALEKCSGRKCYMIGAKELSIVWGDTPSYWNCIVVVDVFALPNEFVLIKKNAMSNEFVGMSTRTTGNRIIMYLSMIKVLRIDPLPAVGNPDVHLTAETTLRFTFMFWGICLNSLQLHKGSESCNQVYSCF